The nucleotide window TCATTATGGTATAAATTTACAAAATTTCAGTTACAATAAAGGGCAATTTCAACCTATTTTAAGGAGAAAACCTTAATTGTTTACGTTTGAAATCATGTGCTTTTGAATTGATTATCTTGATTTTTAAGATGCAACTTTTTAATATAACTTACATTTTCAGGAAATCATCATAAGCATTAGATAGTCCAATTTCATGGATGTGAGCGATGGTTTTTTGAACATCATAATCTACATAATGAAAACTAACCTTTACTGTATCAGGTGATGATAGATCCGAGTTGTGGTCTATTTCCAATAACGTATAGCAAGATTTATTATCTCCGTGTTTTGGTTTGCCCACAGAGCCTACATTAATTGCATGCCTGTAAATTTTTCGGTTAGCCTCTTCGCAGAATATACTTTTATGATAGGGAATATGGGTATGTCCCATCAGTAAAATATCTGCTTCAACGCTATCCATCATTTCCAATAGATATTCTTCATAACAATCTTCTTTGATATATTCTGTATTGGAAAGTGTACTGCCGTGTACCATCGCGACTTTTATCTGCTGAAAAGGGAAGCGGAACTGTATCTGCAACATAAAAGGGAGGCTCAGAAGAAAGCTTCTGTTATCCGAAGTAATGGTTTCATTCACCAGTTTGATTGATTCATAACCAAACTTTTTTTCGGCTTCTGTTTTAAATGAAAAAGGGAAGGAAGATTTTTTGTAGGCTATTCCCTCATCATGATTTCCCTGGAGACAGGTGATTCCGTAGTAGCGCACTGCTTCAATGACCTCATTATCCCATCCTGCAAAGTTGACCAGATCCCCAAGGCAGTAAATATCGTCCGGTTTATGTTTTTTTATATCTCCCATTACCGTTAACAAAGCCGGAAGATTTGCGTGTATATCGCTGATAAATGCTAATTTCATAATTTTAAATTTTAAGCAAGATTATTAATTTGTCATTTCACGCGGCGTAATCAAAACCGGTATTTTAGCATGTTTTAGAACATAGTCTGCTACCGATCCCATTAAAAGTCTGGTTAAACCAGTACGTCCGTGAGTTCCCATAACAATAAGTTCAGCTTTCCATTGTTCAGCGACATTCAGTATTTCCTTATGAGGTTCTCCTTCGGGGGTAAAACGAAATACTTTATCAACTCCATCATATAATTCTATGTATTGCTGAATAGTATTCTCTGCTTCCTGTAATAAGATGGCATGCTGCTGCCCTTCATTAATACCAAGATCGGGGTTGGGCAGTTCTTTTACAGCATCAATGACAAAAACAATTGCGATTGATGCTGAAATCTGGTGTGCCAGTTCAAAGCCGATACGCGCAGCTTTCATGCCGTAGGCACTGTCATCAACGGCAATGAGTATTTTACTGAAATTCATGATATTTTCATTTAATTGTTAGTGTTCCCAAGTAAGTAGCTAAAAGCCCTAAGCCGACACTGAAGATCAGATAGAGTGCACAATAGAGATAATCTCCCTGTCTCAGCAGACTGATACTGTCATAAGAAAAACTTGAAAATGTTGTAAAACCACCGCATATCCCGGTAATCAAAAACCATCTCCATTCCGCAGTCATCCAGCTGAATTTTTCAGTCAGTCCAAAGAATATCCCGATCAAAAAACATCCCACGACATTGATCAGAAATGTTCCGAGCGGAAAAGTGATGTGAAAATGTCTGGCAACAAGATCCTGAACGAGATAGCGGAATACACCGCCGATCCCGCTTCCTATCCAAATTATGAGTATCGCTTTTAGCATTGGTTTATTTTTTTATGTTTCCCAGAATTCGACTTCTTTGTAGATAATGATCTTATCCTTTAGCAGGACATGATGCTTTAAAAAGAAGTTTTCCAGTTTTTCCCTTTCGTCGATGAGCTCGATACATATAGCCAGGTTCGTATTGTTTCCTTCAAGCTGGTAGCGCTGGACTTTTCCCTCGCGGGAAAATCCCGAATGCGTCTGGTAAACAGATGCATTCAGGATACCATCTTTTTTAGCGTCAGAGACAATATGAAGATACGCTGATTTTGGAAACATTTTTCTAAAAAATGAAGCTTCGCTATCTTTTACCTTATGGGAGGGCTCTATGTAGATCTTGAGTTTTCCCAGTGATTTTTTTATGATCTCTTTCATATTGTACTATTTTATTCACGTTCTACTTTGGGACGGATTATTTTCTTTTGATCATCTTCCTATATCTGCTGATATGGTGTTTCAGGAAATGTTCCCTTCTTTTTCCGGCCTCGGATAGCGATCCATCGGAAGAAAAATAGGAATCAAATATTTTGGGCACTTCAATTCTTTGGGCGCTGTAGATTCCTGAATGGCCACTAAAGAAATAGGCGGTAAAGCAGGCTATTGCATAGTAAAGTGTATACTCGCCACCAAAGAGTTCTATCCCCATCAGCGTACAGGCAAGCGGCGTATTGGTCGCACCGGAAAATACAGCGATAAATCCAAGTGCCGCAAAAAGTCCTACCGGCGCGTTCATCAGATCAGAAAGTGTGTTACCCAGCGTTGCACCGATATAAAATAGCGGGGTGACTTCACCGCCTTTGAAACCGGTTCCTAAAGTGACAGTCGTGTAGACCGTTTTCCAGAGCCAGCTCCATGGATCTGAACCTCCCGCATGAAATGCAGATTGGATTGTAACCGCCCCCTGATATTCGGGGTCTACTCCCAGGCTGAGATAATCAGGCTTACCGTTAATGAAAGTCAGTAAAATGATCACGCATCCACCTATAACAGGAATAAGCCATTTTTTTGAAACGGAGGCAACCATGACATTTTTGATACGATGTGCCATTTCAGCAAAAATAAAACTGGCAAGCCCAAATGCAATTGATGCAATGATAATCTTTCCGAGCAGCAGCAGATCAAATGGGATATACTGTGAAAGCCAGAATGACTGATCCATAGGAGGTATCGCATCTATATGATAATGGGTATGGTGGATTTTCCATGCGGATACAGTGATATCACCGACAGTCCCGGCAATAAGACAGGGCAGGAGGGCATCGTATTTTATTTTTCCGATAGCCAATACTTCCAGTGCAAAAATGGCTCCGGTCAGCGGTGTTCCAAAAACAGCACCAAAACCGGCAGCTATACCTGCTGTCAATACAATTCCGGTATCGCGCTGATTGAGACGGAACCATTTTCCGAACATCTGGGCAATACTTCCACCAATCTGCACCGCTGTCCCTTCACGTCCCGCTGATCCGCCAAAAAGATGTGTTATGACGGTAGCGAAAAGGACAATGGGAGCCATTCTTTTGGGTACTCCACCTCCCGGCTGATGTATTTCATCCATAATCAGGTTATTTCCTTTCTCTGAGGATTTACCGACAGATTGGTAAAGGAAATGAATCAATAGTCCTGCCACTGGCAAAAGATATAGCAGATAAGTATGGTCAAACCTATAATGGATAGCGAGGTTCAATATCCATAGAAAAAAGGCTACGATACTACCTATAGCAACCGAAATAGGAATTACAATGACACTCCACCGAACCAGCTGCCGAAATATGCTGACATGTTCCATTCTCATCATATGCGTTATTTACTTTTTAGCTGAGGTACAATTTCCGTGGTATAGGAGATCAGACTGTCATTGATACAGTTATAAGCAGATTCACGGTTGCTGAACCCCAATACTTCAACCTTTTTATTTTCCAACTTTTTATAATCTTCAAAGAAATTCTTGATCTCATGTAAGGTATGAGGTGGAAGATCTTCTATATTTTCGATGTGTTTCAATGAAATATCATGTGAAGCTACTGCGATGATCTTATTGTCCTGAACACCGCCATCGATCATTTCCATCATCCCGATGACCCTTGACTGTACGATTGTCAGAGGGACCAGATTTTCGGTACAGATAACCAGTATATCCAGTGGATCATGATCGGTGTAATAGGTATGGGGAATCAGTCCATAGTTTGCAGGATAATGGATGGAGGAAAATAGAACCCTGTCTACTTTAATCAGGCCGGAGGGCTTATCCAATTCATATTTAGTCCTGCTTCCAGCCGGTATTTCTATTACCGCCGTCACTTCAAATGGCAGATTTTCTCCCGGAGAAAGATCGTGCCATGGATGTTGTGTTCCTATCATTGTTGAGTTATATGTTATTATTTTTAAAAGCCGCTATGCCTGCAAATTGTGATTCAGTGCCTAGTTCATCCTCTATTCTGAGCAATCTGTTGAATTTGGAGACCCGTTCTGAGCGGCAGCCACTTCCTGTTTTTAGCTTTCCTGCGCCTTTTGCTACGGCCAGATCCGCAATAAAAGTATCTTCGGTTTCACCGCTGCGATGAGAGATAAAGCATCCGTAATTGTTCTGGTAGGCAAGCTGTACCGTATTTAAGGTTTCCCAGACTGTACCTATCTGATTGGGCTTGATCAGGATCGAATTTGCGACCTTCTCATCAATTGCTTTTTGAAGGATCTTGGGATTGGTGCACAGGATATCGTCGCCGATAAGTTCCGTATGTTGCCCAAGTTCTTCGGTCATGGATTTCCAGCCGTCCCAGTCATTTTCACCCATGCCATCTTCCAGCGAGATAATCGGATATTTTTGAAGCCACTGTTTCCAAGTATTTAAAAGCTGTTCTGAGGAAACGAGCTCTTTAGTAGATTTGAAAAAGCAGTATTTGCCATCCTGCCACATTTCACTTGTTGCGGGATCAAGACAGATCGATATATCCTGTCCCGGTTTATACCCTGCAGCGTGGATGGCTTCAAGAATAACTTCTATGGCTTCTTCATTGGATCTGAGATTGGGAGCGAATCCTCCTTCGTCGCCCACACCTGTAAAATATCCCTTTTTATTGAGAATACTTTTTAATGTATGAAAAGTTTCTTCGCCCATTCGGATAGCTTCCCTAAAAGATGGCGCATTGTGCGGGGCAATCATAAATTCCTGGAAATCGATATTATTGTCTGCGTGCTTCCCACCATTGATCACATTCATACAAGGAACCGGAAGGACCAGATTACCACTGCTATTAAGATAGCTGTATAATGGAATTTCCTGCTGCTTTGCGGATGCCCGGGCAAAAGCCATGGAAACCGAAAGTATCGCGTTGGCACCGAGATTTGACTTTTCAGCTGTGCCATCAAGGTCAATCAGGAATCTATCGAATTCTTCCTGACTGGAAAAACGCTTACCTTTTAGGGCGGCGGCAATGATATTATTTACATTCGATACCGCATTCAGTACACCTTTACCACCATACCTGGAGGGATCACCATCCCGTAATTCAACCGCTTCTTTCTCTCCGGTGCTTGCGCCTGAGGGACAAATTGCTTTGCCCTGGCCGTTATCTAGCCAAAGTTCAGATTCTACTGTTGGATTTCCTCTGGAGTCCAATACTTCTCTGGAAATGATTTTAGTTATCGTCATATTGTAATGTGTTATTGTTATTTTTAAATAAACTTTAAATTCTATTGTTCTGTTTTTGAAAGGGGTACCAAAATTATCGGAATATTTGTGCTGTGCAGGAGATCGTCCGCGGTGCTACTAACAAAAAAGCGACTAATACCTGTTTGGTGATGTATTCCGGCTACGATGATCTGAGCTCCCCATGCAGTCGCGGTATCGAAAATGACATCCCTTACTGGACCCTTTACCAAAAAAAGTTCTGTAGGTGTGCCTTTAGCAAACATGCTTTTCATTCTGTAAAGAAAATCGCTTTCGACAGGCTGTTGATCCTTATTTAGGCTGTTGACGTATTCAACCAAAGTGTCCGCTAGGTTAATATCGCTGTCTTCCACCATGAGTATGCCTACCCGGGCATGGATCTGCCTGGCCATGTTGTAACCGTATTCAACAATTTTTTCCGAAGAGGCCGAACCGTCGACGGCAATTAAAATTTTAGAGATAAGTTCCATACTACTTTAAGTTGACAGGATGAATTAATTGATAATGATTCATTATTTTGTTTATTCCATTTTATTTACGGGTACTATCAACATGGGAATCGTTGTTTCATGAAGGATTCCCTCTGAAATGCTCCCCATAAAAAATTTACTGATTCCCCTGCGAGCATGTGTTCCTGCTACGATCAATTGCGCATTCCACTGGAGTGATGTTGAAATGACAGTTTCCTTTATTTCTCCCTCTACCACAAAGATTTTCGTATCTATACCGAGTGCATATTTTTCCCGCATGCTTTCCAGAAAATGTTTTGCATGCATAAAGGTATTGTCCCCATAAATTGTTTCATAGGGCATCACAGTATCAATTGGATGAAGTTTGGAATCATCGACGAGCAGCAGGCCTACTCTTGCCTGCATCTGGTTAGCCACTAGATAACCGTACTGGATCACTTTCTCCGAAAATGGGGTTTCATCCGCTATGATCAATATTTTTGTCAAAGGTTCCATAATATTTTATTTTTTATTGGTTGATGTAGGGTAACTGTGTGAACAACGAATAGAGCGCCCGACAATAGATGAAGCGGGATGATGAAAGGCATAACAAACCGACCGACGTGGGGATAACAATCGCTGTCCGGTAAAAGTTTAAAGCTGCTTTTATTGTAGTGTAGAAGGAATTTTAAATACATAACAAACCTGATTAAAATGTTAAACATCTAATTTAATCAGGCGTCATCAGCTCTTTTAGAGCGGTTGGGTAAGGAAGAACACCATTTCCTTTTTTGTTAAAGTAAATATAGACTTTTTTTGACAATTAACCTATTTTTTTAGGGAAATTATGCGCAGAAAAATAAAGAAGATATTGGGATCATCTCACCGGCGTATCAATTGTTTCAAAAGCTAAGGCAAACTCCTTCAGATCCTGTTTCATAAGATTGACAATTGATTCAATCTGATCAAGCATGTCTGCCCGTTTACTGAGCTGCTCAGCAGTGTATTTACCTCCCGCTCCGAAATACAGATCCAGTGATTTTCTTTTTCGCTCGGCTTTAATCCCTGAAATCTCTCCAAGATCCATCCATTTTTGTTTTATCTGGTTCCTCAGTGAACCCCGGAGGCAGTCGGAGCTATCTTCATAATTTAGATAATACCAGACGGCGGGAGGAAAGATGGTGGAAGTTTCTCCTGCATGCCAGATATCACCCAACGGATTTCTTTTATGATAAAATTCCACTTTGGTTTTGTTTGTCAATATCAGTACTCCGGCAACTGCTCCAGCTATACCCGTACCGATTCCCAGATAATCATTGGCATTTCCTTTATTGACCAGAAATCCAGATGCGAGTGCCCCTGAAGCACCTATTACCAATCCGCCTACTGTTAATTTGGTTTCTATATTGTCTTCTTTATCCTTTAGATAACTGGCGATCTGATCAGCCCTTTCTTCTTCGCAGTCCATTTCAGATGCTACCGCAGAAATTTCCAGTGAAGCTATATTAATACGCTGATTAATTTTTTGTGTACATTCCAGCAGTTCCAGACGTTTTTCAGTAGAAGGGTGTTCCGCGTAATCTTTTTAAGGTCAGCATACTTTTTTAATAGGTGCAGGGCACCGATAGCATTGGCTATATTCAGGCTTTTTCTGCCGAAGTTTTTCTTTAGATCTGAATCAATTTTTAAATGTTCGATCGGAGTCGGAATATCCTGTGCGGTATAGGAATAGATACTGAGCTGGTTACAGTTACTTTTTTCCAGCTGTATTTTAAGCTGCTCATTCCTCAGCCCGGCACATGATGTCATTAAGTAACAGAAAGATACGGCAACCAGCGCGCTTATCATTGGATTCTTCATCTATTTTTATGGTTTTGATTGTTTTTTTATTGATTAATTACTCGAATATTTTATTATAGAGATCTTCTGCAAAGCTTGTTGGCAGTGGAAATCCTTCGGTAAGTTTACCAATCTGTGTATCTTTTTCTCTAGATGCCTGAAGGAACAATATACTGTCTGTTTTATTCTGATAATAACTAAATGCGAAATCGTAGAGATGCGTGACAAAAAAGACTTTAATATTACTGAGCTGAAGGGCAGAAACAATCTGCGTGGCGACATCCGATCCTTCTTTTTCATTGGTTGCAGCGAAAGATTCATTGAAAAGAACAAAGTCTCCTTTCTTCAAATGACGGACAATTTCATTCATCCTATGAAGCTCTTCGTCAAATTTTCCGCTGTTCATTGACCTGTCTTCTTCTTTTTTAAAATGAGTGGCGATGTGTCCTGCAGGATTACTCTTAAATTTTGTGGCGGCAACAAAAATTCCACTTTGCATCATCAATTGGGCAATACCTACACTTCTTAAAAATGTTGATTTGCCGCCCCTGTTTACTCCCGTAATAATAAAGAGCAGTTTTTTATCACCGGAGATATCATTTCCAACCAGCTGATGTCCGGCTGTAAGAGCAAGGCATGGATCGTATAGTCCAGTGACATTAAATGATTCCTGGTGTGTAGGTACAGGTTCAGGGAATCCGACCGGCATTTTTAGATTCTTTAACCTGTCATGAAGATTAATGCACCCTAAATAAAAAGCCAGCTCATCCCGTATCAGGGTGAAAAAATCAGTGAGATGGTCATTGGCCTGTGCAAGTGTGTTTGCGGTACGGTTGACCATTTGATCGTTGAGACTGGAGAGTGCATTGCACCCACCGATATCCCTGGGGTTGATCTCAAAATAATAGCCTTCGATCTTTGAGGGAAAGAGCCAGTTCCACCAGGTATGTTTTTTTTGGTATTTTTTCTCAATGTATATTGTGTTCCTTTGTTAGCTCTTCCCAGCTCTACACTGGTATGGATTCGGCCGTACAGTTTCAGACTTTTTAAATTTTCCATTACCTGTATGAAGTATGCATCATCCGTCTGTTCTATGAATATGCGGAAGAAGCGGAGCATTCCATCGGACTGAAATTGCGAGATAACCTGAGCAGCAATTTCGCGAAATTGACGTAAAAAATCCATAGAAATTTCCATAAGTGCAACAGAACTGTGCAACAGCGAGGTAGGATGCTTGATAAAAATACCATACCAACTTGTTTTTTTGCTTTCAATAGCTTTTAAGGAAAGGTCAAACAGTGACTTTATAATCGCACTATTTGCTAGACAATCTTTCAAAATATTTTGTCTGTAGAGGATTGTGGGAATGTCATTTATATCTTCCTGAAGGAGGACCTTGGGAACAACAGTATCAATGACATTATTTCCGTCAGACATCGTATCAAGCAGTACCTGTAGTTCCAGGTCCTTCATAAGTTCATCACTATTCCATACCAGCGGTTGGCCAATATTGAAATCACGGTTAGGATATAAAAGATAAGGATTCATGAGGCAATGCGTTTTAAGAGCTGGTTAAAAGATAGTCCGTAACGTTCTGCCAGTGATCGTGCATATGCTTTTCCATCAGGATCTTTTTTAATGATCTTAAAGGTTCTCTCGGCATCCGGACTTTCCGGGTTAACCGTTGCTGACATACTTATTGAGGTTTTTGTGGCTGCAGAAAGCTCTTCAATAAACGTTACCCAAACGCAGTACGACCCAATCTTTTCTACTTGCTCTATAATCTTTGAAGAAAGGAACTTACTGTCAAGGAGTGTTGTGGAAGAGAATATTTCATTAAGAATGATGATGCTCCGGGTAGATGCTCGCTGTATAATTGCATGTATCCTGTTGAGATCATTTTCAAGTTTGCTCTGTTGCAGCTGGATATCCTCTGATTTTTCAAAATGAGTTAGGATGTTGTCACAATGGAGTATTTTTGCGTTGCTTCCGGCAACTGGAAGCCCAAGATTGCCAAAGTAATGGACTTGGCCAAAAGTTCTTGCAAAAGTGGTTTTACCTCCCTGGTTAGGGCCTGATACAAATATGATCCGCTCTTTGCCGGAAAGAGAAAAATTGTTGAGTACAGGTTTTTTTTCAAGGGCAACAAGATGTGAAGCCAGTGCGGTATCGAACGTATCAAAGGCAAAGATATCAGCCTGTACCGGTGTAATTTCCGGATAACAGAAAGGGGAGCCATTAACTTCAATTTTTTTAAAATATTCTAAATAAGAAAGGTAGAAATGGACATCCCTGTCAAAATCCTGAATAATCTCATCTTGGAAATCCTGATTATTAAGATAAAAAAGTACGATCTTATCAAAGACAGCAGGATATAGTGTGGCAACTCCTTTGAGGATCTGAGCCTCCACATCATTCATATGGACGGAAACCGGAAATTTTTCAAGGTAGTTTTTATTATTACCACTTAAAAACCTGGAAAAAAGCGTTCTGGTTTCTTTATCGTAATCATCCTGTGATCTGTAGGGAAGTACCCTGACTAGCAGACCCTCAACCATGAGATCGTATCTGATTTTCCCTATTTCTGAAAACAGCTCTTCGATCATTTCGCGGCCGGCTATAAACTCAGAGGAACCTACATATTTGGATAGGTACTGAAAAAAAGCGCTGAATCCTTCGCTTTGAAGCTTCAGTGTCCCCAATTTTTCGTAAAGGGTCTGTACGATGGTGCAATAGGCATATACGGAATCCATGAACAATCTTTCCTTCTGGAATTCATAACGACACTTTATTGCATTTTTCAGCATCATGCGCATGTCCCGCATTGCAGCGGAAAAGTCCAGTAATATTTCATATAGTTCAGGAGTGTCTATTTCCTGCATGATCTGCTGCCGGTAGGTTATGGTATCACGGTTCAATGGCCAATTGGAGAAAATTGGTCGAAGTTCATATTCTTCCTTGCCGCGGATTACCTCACTGATAATCTGGTCTATATTCAGATCGATCATAAATTGGGGCATTAGGGGACTGGTTTTGGAAGCAGGAGTTTCCCCAGACCTGTACAATAAGCTTTTAAAATACATAGGCTGACTTTTTTAAGATTATGAAAATGGAGAACAGCAAATGCTTAGATACGGAAACGGTGTGAAGACAAAGTAGACCTATGGGATACCATGGCCCAAAAAAAGCTGTGAAAAATAAGATTTTGATGAAAAGCTGTAATAAATCCATGACTGAACTGATTAAAATGTTAAACACTTAATTTAATCAGGCGTCATCAGCTCTTTTTTTGGAGCGGTTGGGAAAGGAAGAACACCATTTCCTTTTACTAAAGTAAATATACAACTTTTTTATCAATCCGTGAATTCGTTAGTAGAAGGGCTATAATTATTAGCTTTTCCTTCTGTAAAAAAGTATTTTTAAATAGTCCAGCAGAACTGTAAACATTACCGATATCGTAAATAATATTACAATGTGAGCCAGCGGAACGGCCTGCATTAGGATACCAGCACTTGCCAGGATTGCTGATATAATTATATTTCCGGTTGTGACAGCGATGACCATTCTGCTCGGCCAGAATTTCCAGAAAGCATTTTTAACTCTGGTACAGTAAATGGTAAGCTGAGCCGAAAATATCAGGTATAGAAACATGTAGGTCTGAATCTGCTGCATTGGAACGTTCATCTTTCTCTGCATCAGGTAAATAAGCGTTACTCCCAATGTGGTCCATCCAAGTGCAAATATACCGGATATCTTTAAAATTCGTTTCATATCCCACTGTTCAATCTTTTGCGATATGGCAGCCCTATCTGTACCGAGCGTGATCGTAACCAGATCATTGAATACTACAACGAGCACAATAAGGTTTAGCGGAATAACAAAATCTTCAGTGAGTATATATCCTGCGGTCAGCAGCACGGAAAGCTCGATCGTTCTGGAAATCTTCGTGATTGTCCATGTGAGCATCCTTCTATAAACTTTCATTCCTCCCTGGATTACTTTAATGATATCCGAAAGTCCGGGTTGGGTCAGGATAACTTTGGCAGATGCCTTGGCCACATCGGTGGCATCCTTTACAGCAATTCCTATCTCTGCCTGCTTAAGTGCAGGAGCATCATTCATTCCATCACCGGTCATTGCGGTAATCAGCCCTTTTTGTTGAAGGGATTTGATGATCTGGTATTTATCTTCGGGATATATATTGGCCACTGAATCATATTCCATTGGTGATTGCAACACTTGATCCAGAGTTCCTGCCCTGTTGCCGATAGCCAGATCTTCACCTATGGCTTGCGCGGTCATTGCAGTATCACCGGTAATCATTATTATTTTAACGCCCATTCCCTTGATTGTCTGGACTAGCTGGAAAGCGTCTTTTCGCGGGTAATCGGCAAGTGATAGAAGGCCACATATCCTTGTGTTTTCCTCACCGAGAACTGCGACTGCAAGGACACGGTTACCTGTTTTAGCCATCCTGTGATAAACTTCGTTTATCCGCTGAGGTGATGAGGTATACTGTTCCATCACCATTGGTGACCCAAGAATGATTCTTTGGACTTTATTTATGTCCGATACTGTTGCCTGTGAAAATTTATTGACCGGATTAAACGGCATAAATTCTTGACGGTTTAAAGGTTGAATATTTCTATTTTTTATTTCTTTTAGAATGGCAATATCCACAGGATTTAAGGATGAACTATCGCAGCATGCAGCGGCATATCTCAGCACCTCATTTTCGGTTTCTGTGGATAATGCTGTGATCTCTGAAAGGACTGGTCGGTTTTCAGTAAGTGTTCCGGTTTTATCAACACACAGCACCTGGATCGAGGCTGCTTCCTGCAGAGCTGTAAGACCGGTTACCAGAACCCCTTCTTTGGCGAGAGAACGGGCCTCAAGCGCGTTTGCAACAGTGAAACTTGCCGGCATTGATATCGGAACCGTAGCAATGACCAGTACAATAAAAAAAGGCAATAGGGGTAATAGCGCCAGTCCATTAATTATTGCAGAAATCAGGAGAACTGCAGCAAGGAAGAGATCTATTACAGCCAGATAGCGTACAACGCTGAAAAGGATCTTTTCCAGAT belongs to Chryseobacterium gleum and includes:
- a CDS encoding metallophosphoesterase family protein codes for the protein MKLAFISDIHANLPALLTVMGDIKKHKPDDIYCLGDLVNFAGWDNEVIEAVRYYGITCLQGNHDEGIAYKKSSFPFSFKTEAEKKFGYESIKLVNETITSDNRSFLLSLPFMLQIQFRFPFQQIKVAMVHGSTLSNTEYIKEDCYEEYLLEMMDSVEADILLMGHTHIPYHKSIFCEEANRKIYRHAINVGSVGKPKHGDNKSCYTLLEIDHNSDLSSPDTVKVSFHYVDYDVQKTIAHIHEIGLSNAYDDFLKM
- a CDS encoding universal stress protein — translated: MNFSKILIAVDDSAYGMKAARIGFELAHQISASIAIVFVIDAVKELPNPDLGINEGQQHAILLQEAENTIQQYIELYDGVDKVFRFTPEGEPHKEILNVAEQWKAELIVMGTHGRTGLTRLLMGSVADYVLKHAKIPVLITPREMTN
- the crcB gene encoding fluoride efflux transporter CrcB, which encodes MLKAILIIWIGSGIGGVFRYLVQDLVARHFHITFPLGTFLINVVGCFLIGIFFGLTEKFSWMTAEWRWFLITGICGGFTTFSSFSYDSISLLRQGDYLYCALYLIFSVGLGLLATYLGTLTIK
- a CDS encoding DUF190 domain-containing protein; this encodes MKEIIKKSLGKLKIYIEPSHKVKDSEASFFRKMFPKSAYLHIVSDAKKDGILNASVYQTHSGFSREGKVQRYQLEGNNTNLAICIELIDEREKLENFFLKHHVLLKDKIIIYKEVEFWET
- a CDS encoding voltage-gated chloride channel family protein, with the protein product MMRMEHVSIFRQLVRWSVIVIPISVAIGSIVAFFLWILNLAIHYRFDHTYLLYLLPVAGLLIHFLYQSVGKSSEKGNNLIMDEIHQPGGGVPKRMAPIVLFATVITHLFGGSAGREGTAVQIGGSIAQMFGKWFRLNQRDTGIVLTAGIAAGFGAVFGTPLTGAIFALEVLAIGKIKYDALLPCLIAGTVGDITVSAWKIHHTHYHIDAIPPMDQSFWLSQYIPFDLLLLGKIIIASIAFGLASFIFAEMAHRIKNVMVASVSKKWLIPVIGGCVIILLTFINGKPDYLSLGVDPEYQGAVTIQSAFHAGGSDPWSWLWKTVYTTVTLGTGFKGGEVTPLFYIGATLGNTLSDLMNAPVGLFAALGFIAVFSGATNTPLACTLMGIELFGGEYTLYYAIACFTAYFFSGHSGIYSAQRIEVPKIFDSYFSSDGSLSEAGKRREHFLKHHISRYRKMIKRK
- a CDS encoding inorganic diphosphatase, whose product is MIGTQHPWHDLSPGENLPFEVTAVIEIPAGSRTKYELDKPSGLIKVDRVLFSSIHYPANYGLIPHTYYTDHDPLDILVICTENLVPLTIVQSRVIGMMEMIDGGVQDNKIIAVASHDISLKHIENIEDLPPHTLHEIKNFFEDYKKLENKKVEVLGFSNRESAYNCINDSLISYTTEIVPQLKSK
- the eno gene encoding phosphopyruvate hydratase, which gives rise to MTITKIISREVLDSRGNPTVESELWLDNGQGKAICPSGASTGEKEAVELRDGDPSRYGGKGVLNAVSNVNNIIAAALKGKRFSSQEEFDRFLIDLDGTAEKSNLGANAILSVSMAFARASAKQQEIPLYSYLNSSGNLVLPVPCMNVINGGKHADNNIDFQEFMIAPHNAPSFREAIRMGEETFHTLKSILNKKGYFTGVGDEGGFAPNLRSNEEAIEVILEAIHAAGYKPGQDISICLDPATSEMWQDGKYCFFKSTKELVSSEQLLNTWKQWLQKYPIISLEDGMGENDWDGWKSMTEELGQHTELIGDDILCTNPKILQKAIDEKVANSILIKPNQIGTVWETLNTVQLAYQNNYGCFISHRSGETEDTFIADLAVAKGAGKLKTGSGCRSERVSKFNRLLRIEDELGTESQFAGIAAFKNNNI
- a CDS encoding universal stress protein; this encodes MELISKILIAVDGSASSEKIVEYGYNMARQIHARVGILMVEDSDINLADTLVEYVNSLNKDQQPVESDFLYRMKSMFAKGTPTELFLVKGPVRDVIFDTATAWGAQIIVAGIHHQTGISRFFVSSTADDLLHSTNIPIILVPLSKTEQ
- a CDS encoding universal stress protein; translation: MEPLTKILIIADETPFSEKVIQYGYLVANQMQARVGLLLVDDSKLHPIDTVMPYETIYGDNTFMHAKHFLESMREKYALGIDTKIFVVEGEIKETVISTSLQWNAQLIVAGTHARRGISKFFMGSISEGILHETTIPMLIVPVNKME
- a CDS encoding MutS-related protein, whose amino-acid sequence is MVNRTANTLAQANDHLTDFFTLIRDELAFYLGCINLHDRLKNLKMPVGFPEPVPTHQESFNVTGLYDPCLALTAGHQLVGNDISGDKKLLFIITGVNRGGKSTFLRSVGIAQLMMQSGIFVAATKFKSNPAGHIATHFKKEEDRSMNSGKFDEELHRMNEIVRHLKKGDFVLFNESFAATNEKEGSDVATQIVSALQLSNIKVFFVTHLYDFAFSYYQNKTDSILFLQASREKDTQIGKLTEGFPLPTSFAEDLYNKIFE